Genomic segment of Hippocampus zosterae strain Florida chromosome 12, ASM2543408v3, whole genome shotgun sequence:
GGCTGAACACATCATTTGTGATACTCGAGTTTTTAAAGCCTCTCCATCAGGGTTTAGCCAAGTCCTGTCCTattccagcctgttttagaagTCTCCCTTCTCCAACACACTCGATTCAATTGATTGGGATCGTTAATCAGGCTTCTGCGATGCTTGCTGATGATCGTTTGAGTCAggaccagacttttttttttttccgggatgGGAGGGTTGAGGTTATTGAAAAGCCAGATGTATGTGATAAAATGCATTCATTGTGTGGATAATCCACTGGGGGGAGCGTAATTACAGTAATTTATTCTTCGGGACAGAGCAGTGTTTCCCAATCTTTTTGGAGTCCAGGCACTCTTTTTGcagtacagtactttaaaaaaaatctcatggtacacccaaaaataaatttatttttctctATCCACAGTCCAGTCCAGTCATTGATGAGCTCttggtgttttaaaaaaaaacaaaaaaacaaggaggCCAGAGCAAGTGGGGGAGTTGGTGTGAACCGGCATTGGGAGGTGTGGGGGAGGAGCTTCCCACTCTGATGAAGTGAGGTACCTAGGGGGGAACATGAGAGGGGGCGGGGTGCCCTCTGACACGACCTCGTCACATGAGAGCACGGAAGGCCGCTGACAGCACACCAGGTTAAGGTAAGACTTGCTCGTTTTGGGATTTCAGTCACCTCAATGCTAGTTTACAATTAGCACATATTTGCCTTGTTTCAGGAAAAGCAGGTTTAGatggagaaaaagaaacaataatCACCGTCGTAAAGGCAGTTTGTTTGGAACATGGTGAAAGAGAGCAAGTATTCTAGAAATTCACCTGGACAATGTGCTGTCACTAAGCGACATTTCGGCACGTGACGGACACCTTTCAcggctctctctcactctcgctctctcacttTCTCTCTCACAATATCACACACGCATGTTCAGCCACATGAAGACTGAATGTATTTCACATCGATGCGCTGCTACTGCCCATACTTGATGTTTTCTCTTCAACATGGCGCCCCTTTTATGTTGTAATTAACACAAACTGATTttaggggaaaatgtgtgatgaGTCATCAACAAAACGATCAGATCACAGTGTTGTCACCATGGTTGGGTACAAGGCTCCTTCggtataattttaacaagccaacatctttattctttattattaacctttactctttttttaaatagcaacaaaaacacaacatgctAATGACGAATATGAGCGTATCTGAACACGGATGACCATTGACATTTTTCCTCTTTATTTCGTGCTGCACTTCCCTCAAGTGTTCATGATTGGAAGTGTTTTGGGATAATCCCATGCAGTATTTCTTCACGATTTCTATGGTTTAATCTCTTggacaatactgtacatgtgttgATGCAATGAGATTTGGACACAATTGTTGACGTGTATTTTGTCTTTTGGGCAGGTTATGTCTCTGTCAGGAGGGTGCAAGTAGTCCTGAGAAAATGAGCATTTGCAACCGGTGAGTGAACAACGACCACGTTATATTTTTTTGATATGATAGTTATTGCTCTACCATTCTAAATATATGGCTTGATGATTATTTTGGTCCCGAGTTGCATCACAAAAAGCTGATTTTTGCCTCAGTATGGTGGCTTATTATGCAAGAAGTTTACGTCCATCGGTGCTTCTCTCCGTTTTTCCACCAGTTAGGCGCCACTTCAAAAATCTTTTGAAGATTcgcgcaaacaaaaaacacacttttttgagCTAAAAAATGGTTGAACAAATCAATGTTTAAAAGAATGTTGATTTATTCTTTATGTATtgttcagtgtgtgtgttttttttaaacattttttaattattgtttagtttgtatcgtattttgtgttatgttatttaaattgacatttaaatTTGGTTTCCCAAACACTTTTTGAACCACAGACAACATGACCCTGTCTCTGCGAGCCTGGCAGCAAAAATTCAGAACTTTTGGAGATTCTCcaatttctttgaaaataatatttgtagGACATTTATTGAAGTACCCTAGCATGGATTTCGAGGTTCAAGTTTGTCATCATGTGATGTAGGACAGGGGCCTGCCGGGGGTTGTTTCTAATGTTGCATCCCACAGAGAGGGCGGGCAGTGTGCCGAAATGGCCATGGTATGCCTGACAGACTTTGAGGAGTACGCCAAGGAGCACCTGTCCAAGGCCACGTGGGACTACTACGCTGCCGGAGCCGACGAGTGCTGCACCCGAGATGACAACCTGTTGGCCTTCAAGCGGTACCGGAATCTTGGCTAAAATAACGAGTGTTTCTCAGCAGCCCTTCTCAATTTTGATGTTCACGTTGTCTCCGCGTGCAGGATCCGCCTGAGACCTCGCATCCTGCGCGACGTGTCGGTGAGCGACACTCGGACTACGGTGCAGGGTGCAGAGATCAGCTTCCCGGTGGGCATCGCGCCGACTGCCTTCCATTGTCTGGCGTGGCACGAGGGTGAGATGGCCACAGCGAGAGGTGGGTcacgctatatatatatatttttttaaatacattttttaaaagactgTCTGTGGCCTTTAGCATTAGGCGATATTCATATGTATGAACTGCAGATTCCCACCACTAGGTGGAAGCATATGATCACAATCGTGACCTTTGTTGAGTGGCTGCTGTTTGTTTTGGGAACATAACGCAAAACCTTGAAAGCCTTTTTCACAACCCTGAATCTTGTTTCAAAGCAAACCCTGCCTAGAAACCATGGTGCAAGGCTAATTTCAAACCTGAACCCTGGCCGGATGGGGTTGGAGTTAAAGTTAGTTGGTGAGGTTTGCTTAGTACTAACTATAAAGAGTAATTGGGCATTGTATTTCCTCCACTATACAGCCACCGAGGCACTAAACACATGCTACATCACCAGCACGTACTCCACCTGCTCGGTGGAGGAGATTGTGGCGGCGGCGCCTAACGGCTACCGCTGGTTTCAGCTCTACGTGTACCGTGACCGCAAGCTGTCGGAGCAGATCGTGCACCGCGTGGAGGTGCTGGGCTTCAAGGCCCTGGTGCTCACTGTCGACGTGCCGTACACGGGCAAACGGCGCAACGACATCCGCAACCAGTTCAAGCTGCCGCCGCATCTCAAAGTCAAGAACTTTGATGGCGCCTTTCAGGTGAATGGGCCGTGCTTTTTCCAACGATGATGAATGTGTACGCGTCAGAGTGATTCCACAAGAATTTGACACCCTATTCCACAATCCGAGCGCTGCGCCTAATAACGTGTCGCGTGGGTGTAGATCGAAATGACAAGTGTGGGactaaaaacaaaatccatacCTATCAGGAGGTGGCAGGACCGGAGGAATACGGGATCCCGGCCAACACTTTGGACCCGTCTGTTAGCTGGAAGGACATCTACTGGCTGCAGTCCATCACGCGGCTGCCAATCATCATCAAGGGCATCCTGACCAAGGAGGATGCTGAGCTGGCGGTGGAGCACGGCGTGCAGGGCATCATCGTGTCCAACCACGGTGGGAGACAACTGGACGGCGGCCCGGCCTCAGTAAGATGTATTCATGAttgttttttggcgggggggggggggggttccattcATCTCAGCAAATATTTTAGAATTTGAATCTTTATGGTCATTGCAGTGTACAACAAAATTGGGAATATGCATTGGAATATGAATCGATCATAAACAATTTTGCATTTACattgtgaacatttttaaacaatttactGATTAATTATGACTAAGTTCATTATAAATCCATCCAAAGTacgtttttcatgaaaataagaCCATTCAAATGAAATAATTGCACGAATGGTTAAAATAAACAGTTTTTCATAAAATGCAATAATAATTGTACAGTagaatgaacaggaatggatatttcattcaaatgaactattttacacacatatttgactgtttttgtaaGATAGAAATAAGAAATAATGTTCCCCTTGAGtacaaaagtttgcccacctgATCTCACACCGTAAACTGAGCCATCACGCTGCCTTGTTCAAAGAGTCTCTGTCACGTGCTTTTCTCATGTAGTGGTGCACGCCTGAGGCAAGGCCACCTCGGCAAAATAGTCGCTCGGGTCCGAGTTTTCCACCGTGTGGCCAAATCACTACTTGAGGAACTTTTCAGGAGCGAATAAATACAGAGCCGTTTGGTTGCCGTGTCTGCAGATCGACGCCCTGTCTGAGATCGTGGACACGGTTCAGGGCCGCATCGAGGTCTACCTGGACGGGGGCATCCGCACGGGCAGCGATGTGCTGAAGGCGCTGGCCTTGGGGGCCAGGTGTGTGTTCATTGGCCGCCCGGCAGTGTGGGGCCTTGCATACAAGGTACGtcatttggtgtgtgtgtgtgcgtgcgcgtctgtgtgcgcgtgtccTTCAACGCTGTGAAATCCCTTCCACTCGTGTCATGACCCGCTGAAGATAAATCTCCTATCCGTCTCGGTGACAGATTATTTTGATGTCTATTTGGTGGCAGTAGGGGGGCAACGTGAGCTGGATTATGTTTGCTTGTGGCCATGGCGGTTACATAGTAACATGAAGTACAAGtgcaatgacaaaaatgcaTGTAGTATAGTTATATGAAATGATTATTACGAAGGCAACACCTTTTTAACAGATCATCTCAAAAAGTTCAATACGGCAGACGTATAATGAAAACGTTAGAAatgctgagattttttttttaataaatgcatttatatgaatacagtaattatttagaaattaatctaaataaaaacgtattttaaaaaaaattcaccaaaAGATATTTTTGTGAAATTCCTAACCGGGGCAGTATTTATGGACCAAAGGTTTGCTATTGTGTTGTAGGACTCCGCTGTACCGGTTTATGGGCTATTCCTTAATTTTTCGTCTCTCATCTTTTCAGGGGGAGGAAGGCGTGAGGGAGGTGCTGCAAATTCTAAACGACGAGTTCCGCCTCTCAATGGCTTTATCGGGTGAGTGCGAACAACCGGTCCGAATGACAACCGCCATCGTCGTTCCGCTGTGGAAAGCCTCCGTTTTGTTGCTGCAGGTTGCCGGAATGTGGCGGAAATCAACAGGAACCTCATCCAATTTTCCAAACTGTGACCCACCTGCGGAAAGCAGCATTTGTCATGGAGCCAACACTCGTTTCCAACACAGAAAGGAGAAGAACAAACTCTAGCTTTGAGCTTCACTCAACTCGAATCCATTTTCGACTGTATTTAGAGAGCACAACCAGCgccgtatacaaagtgctgtgcatggagcaaaaataattcagacaacaacaaacaaaacaataaccaagatagtagaaagcacaaaaatagtcaaaccaaaaatcaagtcaaaagccaaagaataaaaatgatttttaagatgagttttaaagacaaaacatgctgtttgtgttttaataaaCGCAAAAGTGGGGACATTCCATAGTgttgactaaaaatgacatttgctaCTTATAAACTCATTTACCCTGGAGCTTTTCTAAATATGCAACAATACTAAATGAGGAATAACCTTTGTCTTCATAGCACCAAAGacgacacatttttacatgcaaaaaaaaatggcataccCCACCTTCTGCTCTGTGTCGGGGtccaaaattgtgaaaatatcacatgAATTATTCCCAAGTtagctgtttaaaaaatggtcaCCTTACAACATATTGCTCCCGTTTTCGGTCTGAATATCGAGATGGGCTGCTGTTCGGTGCAGGGGCTGAGATATTCTGGTGGGTCACAGGGTCTTTGACCACCCCGAAATCTTATAGAGAGCTGCCTTGATTGACTGATTTTGGTGTTCTTGATAAAAAtcaaagtaaaaacatttcaaagtggCCCTGCTTCGGTCTTTCTGTATGTGGCCCAGCGTGGATGTACATCTATAGACAATAATTGATATCCTCTTAAAGGTCACCTGTGAGATGGAGCCTCTATTGCAAATAGTCGGCTGGGAGAAACTCCAGCTTCACCCAAAACCCGAATGAGCATATCTGCAATGACCGCATCATTTCTATCTTGTAGCTCGCAACCTCACAAAATGCACATTTCGACGACGGCGGAATGTGTGGCCTCAAAAGAGAAGTAACACAGGAAGTGAGTTGGGTCTCGTTGAGACCTCGGTAAAAAGTCGCCCAAACGCTCTTGACTCGACACATGTCACCCTCGCGACTGGGCGGCTGATATTTTGTTGCCCGCAGCGCTTTTTCCACAGCGTCAGGCTGGAGGGAGGAGGACTGGCGTCCAGTCTGCTCAGGAGGATTTCGGCCAGGTAAGCCAGAAAAATGGTTGCTGTGATGAAATCAAGAGTTTGCTGACACTTCCTCCTTGGTCACAATGTGTGTTTGGAAATGGGAAGCAGAGTTGCACCGTTTTGGGGCACCACAGAATGAGGTTTTGCATTGAATGTGCTTTAAAATGGTGTTACCATCAAGGTGGATCGAGAAGACGTCAAAAGTTTTACTGCCTCTATTGTTAAGATGCACGCTTTTACTGTTGTGAAAGTTTGGAAATCGGTTGAGGAGGCGGCGTATTGATTCCCGTGCAAATCGTGGAACTTCGTTCACACTGCAATCATCGGTGGGATTCGACCCGAATGTCCTGTTTTAATTTGGATCAGGGTGGCGCGAGACTTTTTGTCAGCCAGTCAAAGTGTTGTGTAAGAGTCATTCCCACAAAGCATGAAGGCTGCAATTTGTCCAAAATGGTCGATTTGACGCATAGGCCCTTGAGCCTTTTTTTGTGCAACCTGTTACGATAGACATTTAAACCTCATTATTTTTTGGTCAGAGAAAGTGATCCTGGTGACTTGTTTCCAAATGGACAAATTCTTGTTTAATTTCATACAGAGGCTCCGAGATGTTTTTTGCATCCCCGTATGACAAACACACCTACTCATTTTTGTGCTGAGCAATTCCATTTATGTTGAagaatatattttcaaactttCCAGGGGTGCTACTCAGCCAGTTCCATTGGGCAAAAAGGAACTTTGGAAACCATTTTGCCGCGTTGCTACCACATTTCAGCCATCCATCGTAGACAAACGGGCAAAGCGTTTTGGAGTATCGCCGTCATTGTTGATATCAAATCTCCTGAAGTGAATTCATGCAACGGTGATGAAGGCGAAGAGAATCTTGCATGGGATGTCTACACACTGAATTGAACATTGTTCTTCATTGCGTCCATGTAGGAAGTCGCACCAGTGTGGTAACAGCCCTCGAGCTCACGACGCCAACGACATGCGGTAAGGTGTTTTGTGCGCATGATATGCCGCAGGAAGTTTCACATTTTGGTTTTTTGGAGCTACCATTTGGCCGTTTCCGGAGATCCTTCAAAGAAGGACTCGTGCTCAATTCTTGTCTGACTCTACCACCCAATTTGAACCACAAATGTACTGGACAACTCTTAAccgcaaaacctttttttcgtCATCGCGTGTGGCCAGACCATGGTGGCGAAATTTAAAATGACAAGAGTAGAACGCCAACCTCATTCTTAGAACTCAGCGCCGCAAGCTCACAACCTGATTTCATTTGGTCATATAAATTTTTAGTGGCCATGTTAagacattttggtcattttcagtCTTGATTTTGAAGGCGCACATCTTGTGCTGAATTCTTTTGAATTCGATTTGTCTGCTTTGTATATGCGCCGAGTATGTCGACATCTGTTTGATTTTTAGCCATGAAGGTAGAACATCTGAGGGTAGCGCCCCCAGTGACCAACCAGAGTTTTTGCCGCCGCAGGGTCGGAGACGAGAGCGGACCGGGGAGGCTGAGCCGTCGCTTTTCCCGCTTGAGCGGCAGGCGACAATCCAGGGCGGTGGGTCAACCCGACAGATCTCCCGCGCCGCTCCCGGGCCCACCGGCTCGGCAAGGTGAGTGCTCGCCACCGCGCACGTGGAAGAACgctgaaaaaaatcatcttttaaGAGCCCAGAAGGTCTGCTGCCCAGAGTTGAGGTAGTGTTCTGTTTGCTTATGCTAGGTGACCGGCCTCCTCTACCAGACCCAGCCCCACCTCCAGCACCGGTTGTGCCTCGAGTTCCATCCCCAGCTCCGGTGAACCTTGCCCCAGCCCGGAAAAGTCCTCCCAAACATCCAGACAAAGCTACCAAGCCCAAACTGCCTCCTCGACCTCTTTCCAAAGTGTTCAGCAGTACTGAACACGGCTCAGCTGTGCTACAGGTACAACCCAAGACTCCAGTCTCGCACAACCCGAGATTCTTGTCGAGAGCCTCAACTGATGATCTATcaacgtctgttttttttttttttttttattcgacaGGGTTTGAATGCTTTCCGGGCAAGTGACATCTTGTGCGATGTGGTGCTGGTTCCCGGAGACAGTCAGGAAACTTTTCCAGTCCATCGAGTCATCATGGCGTCATGCAGTGACTACTTCAAGGCCATGTTCACAGGTAAAGTCATCGTCTGCGACACAGATATGAAGCTTTGCCGAGCTGGGCATCCGTGCCCGAATGCTCTTCGTGTGCTTTTGTGTTTCGGAGCAGagtggacaaaagtatttgaGTACTGATACAGATTTATTTCTTACCTTCAAATATATTTAACGTATTAGAAAAAGGAAATTATTTGATTGGGTCTTCAAGGCACAAGTAAaacaagtacagcctctgcacTGTACGTTTTTTCAGATAAGATGGTTTTCGAATGCCAGAagctggtgggtttttttttttggggggggggggacgcaatTCACCATAAATCATTGCTGTAGCTGACAACATTAAACACTTCTTTTCAAGAAGGCCATGTATGGGCATTATCCATTTCCTTCATCTGCTCCCTGGTTCCCTTCCATGTCGTTGCcgtcccagttttttttttctgccttgtgAAGACTCCAAGTGGTCTCTTTTTTACATTGTGCTGTCATTCATGGAggtcgggggggaaaaagagcAAACCTATTTTGACAGTAAGCAGTCGAaagggaaaaaggaaaacatggtcagaaaaataaatgctcaagTCGAACACAAAATAGACTCGGATACAGTAAAAAGTCCACCGTTCACTGTTCAGGGGGAATGCGCGAGACGGATATGCGCGAGATCAAGCTGCATGGTGTCACCAAGTTGGGCCTCAAGAACATTTTAGACTTCATCTACACATCCAAAGTCAGCCTGGACATGGGCAACCTTCAGGACACCTTGGAGGCCGCCAACTTCCTGCAGGTCATGCCGGTGCTCAGCTTCTGCAATCGGCTCCTGATCAGGGAGGTGAGCCTCACTCAAATTCATCACATACGAGACAACGCCATTGTAGAGTCCCGACACCTCGCCTGTGTCTCCTCACGAGCCAGATCACGGTTGATAATTGCGTGGAGGTGGAGCGCATCGCATCTGATTTACTCCTGGAGGATGTACAGAAGAACATTGGTAGGTTCGAAGATATATTTGTGTCATGCTTGGAAATGTTTTGTATACTAAATGGATGGACAAATACTCATAAGATTATTAAcccatactgttttttttttttggtggggggggggggggggtagctgaCTTTGTGAGCCACAACCTGTCCGCCCTGGTGCAGTGCGGGCGCTACCTGCAGCTCTCGGAGAAAACCATCGTTGGAGCCCTGGTCAGCAACTCTCTGAAGGGCTTCTCCGAAATGGAGCTTTACCACATCGCCAAAGGCTGGCTGGCTCACGACTTGGCCGAGCGCCGCCATTCCGTCTACGCCCTGATGCGTCACATCCGCTTCCCTCTGATGAGCCCGTCCGACTTGATCCAGATCTCCCACCAAGACGACGAGCGGGACGATGAGAGCGACTCGCTGATGCGTTCCGACACCTCCTGCGTCAACCTGCTGCTGGAGGCCAGTAACTACCAGATGATGCCCTTCATGCAGCCGGCCCTCCAAAGCGAGCGCACGCGCATCCGCTCGGACGCCACCCACATCGTGGCGCTGGGCGGCGTCATGCGGCAGCAGCTGGTGGTGAGTCGTGAGCTGAGAATGTACGACGACAAGACGGGTCACTGGAGAGCCCTAAGGCCCATGGAGGTGCCTTGCTACCAGCACGGCGTGGCCCTGCTCGGCGGCTTTCTCTTCATCGTCGGAGGTGGGCGCAGCAAAACGTGGATGGTGttgaaatgaaaactttttttttttttggtgacgtcACACTGTCTTTCTCAGGTCAGAGTACGTACGACACCAAAGGTAAAACGGCTATCGATAGCGCCTACCGCTACGACCCACGCTTCAACGTGTGGCTTCAGATCGCTTCGCTCAAAGAGAAGAGAACCTTCTTCCACCTGAGCGCTCTGAAGGGCAAACTCTACGCCATTGGTGGCAGGAATTCGATGGGAGAGATCGGTGAGCAGATTATTTAGCCAAAGTATCCTTGAAATTGTTTTAGCCCAAAGTTTTACTCAAAAGATGACTAATTTCCGCTCAAATTTCAGACTCGGTGGAGTCCTACAACCTGAAGACAAACGAGTGGACCTTTGTGAGCAGCATGGCCGAGTCTCACTATGGGCACGCCGGGACGGTGCATGGCGACATGTTGTACATCTCAGGTAACGCCGATAAAATATTAGCCTGTCAAAATGCAACAACACAAACGTGCAGTTGGCTTGCCGTGACCAACCAGGAAGGAAATGAGTCAAATGTGGTCTCAGGtggatgtacaaaaaaaacaaaaaaaacgtatttgcaTCCAAAGCAAAccttttaatttatttctatATCCTttgcaaaaatgcattttcttttactCGTGTTTGCAGCCTTCCAAACTCTGCAGCCATGGCACGATACAATGTGGGGAATATAAACAGAACTTGAAGCAAAGTGCCCGTAACATTTAATCATAGCCTTTGCAGCGGCCTTGACTACTCGTCCTCACAGAAAAGGACTTCCCGTCTCCAAAGAAATACAAGCGGGAACATTCAAGGCCGAGGTTGGAAGGTTGACCAGATGAATCAAAGTGGAACGAgccgatgttaaaaaaaaaaaaaactgctgaagAGAATCTTTCAAACCCTCCTGTTGTATGGCAGACCGCACTGACCTACTTTAGAGTTGAAATgttgccattttaaaaatactgatATCTCcttgaatgaataaacatttgcaAAAACATAACGCGCATTAAATGAAAACTATATTTTCATAGCTAAAACACCTCTTCTCAACTTGCACCATTCATCAGTCACAAAGACTCCAAACGTTTTGATCACGTGATCACCTTCGCATCGGAGCGCTCGAGTTGACCTTTTGTCACCAACCGCTTCCTGTCGCTGTGGCCGCTCGTCAGTGTAAGTGCACCCGGCCTCGTCCCGCCACAGGAAGCAGGTGTCTCACAATGgcgctgaacacacacacacacacacacacacacagctataACGTTTTTATACTCTGTTAGTGAGTAGTCTCCAAGTCCATAttcttgtattaaaaaaaaagcctgacgaTTAAATATACATCGTATGAAATGTACTTaagcacagaagaaaaaaaatagattttcccTGAAAGGACAACTGGAACCGAAGTGACAACAGGTCCTGCATGAGCAACAAGTACTAAAAACAACCTAAGAAATGCAAAATTAGCGCATGACACCAACAGGAAAGAATGCAAatcccttgattttttttttttttttttagctttcatATTTGTGTgtccaaatatgtttttttacaaCACAATATGTTAAGCCCACCGCTCCAAACATTGAATATTTGGTCTATTATGCTTTTTGTCGTTGTGCTGAGCAAAAATTGCGCTTGGGCGCACCTTAGTAGTGACCGGGGCTCCTACCCGTGGGCTTAATTATTTTATGCCTTGGGCCTGTTTGCTGAATATCCCACTTTCCTATGATGTCACCAAGGCGGAATCACCCACGACACCTTCCAGAAGGAGCTGTGGTGCTACGACCCGGCGGCGGACGCATGGTCGCGGCGGGCGGACATGACGGAGCTGCGGGGCCTGCACTGCATGTGCACGGTGGGGGATCGCCTCTTCGTCATGGGCGGCAACCACTTCCGGGGCAGCAGCGACTACGATGACGTCCTGGGATGCGAATACTACAGCCCCGCCGAGGACCAGTGGACGGTGGTGGCGCCCATGCCGCGGGGCCAAAGCGACGTGGGCGTCACCGTCCTCCAGGGCCGGATCTACGTCGTGGGCGGCTACTCGTGGAACAGCCGCTGCATGGTGGACATCGTGCAGCGGTACGACCCCGAGGGGGACGTGTGGGACCGCGTGTTTGACATCTTGGAGCCTCTGGGCGGGATTCGAGCCTGCACCATGACCGTTCATCTGCCGGAGGGCTCGGTGGACGAGGCTCAGATCCAGGAGGGACCCTTGCCCACGGGTGAAAACTGAAATTTGGTAGGAATCGGACAAAATCGGTTTCTTTGAAAGATCCTGGTAGGAGTCACTTCAACTCATCATGATGACCAAATTTTATGTGGCTGAGAGCAAGTGGCTCCGGGGTCGGAATTTTTTCTCAAACGACCAAATTTTCACCAGGAGGAACATGCCTCAAGACGTGCCACTTTGAACCATACGGGAAGACGTTCTACCATATATCTTTTCAAGCATGTTttgatgagactttttttgtgggtttgctCTCATGATCAACTGGACTCCCAAATTAGACTGCTGTACATTTACAGCAGGAGGATCAGGCCTGCAAGATGACCTGAAAATGGCCACTCTGAACCAAAGGTCTTGTGTTTTCAGGCATCATGTCTTCAAGGCTTTTATGGTTGTCTACTCATGACAGACAATCATGCTAAATTTTACATTGCTAAACGAATTTGGCTCCAGGGGCTCGATTTTCCAAGAACTACAACACATTTCCAGCAGGAGGATCGTGCCTGCAAGATGACCATAAAAGGGCcactgaaccaaaatgtcagacGTCCTGCGTCTTCAGGCATGGTGTCTCAAAACCTACTTTTGTCGGGCTACTCATGGTAGGCATGCGTCTCAAATTTCATCGTGGTGAATGAATTTGACTTCAGGGGCTCGATTTTCCACGACCTACTGACATTATTAACAAGTAGCAACCTTCCTGCGAGATGACCCTAAAATGGCCACTTTGAACCAAATTGGCGGACTTTGGGTCTTTTTAACtctggcttcttgagactttcttGTCAGTCTGCTCATAAAAGACACATACCAAATTTGGCATTGTTAACGCGAGTCTGTCTTTGAGGGCTTAATCCCCAACAAATTGAACAGCCATTACTGAT
This window contains:
- the hao2 gene encoding hydroxyacid oxidase 2 isoform X2; this encodes MSICNREGGQCAEMAMVCLTDFEEYAKEHLSKATWDYYAAGADECCTRDDNLLAFKRIRLRPRILRDVSVSDTRTTVQGAEISFPVGIAPTAFHCLAWHEGEMATARATEALNTCYITSTYSTCSVEEIVAAAPNGYRWFQLYVYRDRKLSEQIVHRVEVLGFKALVLTVDVPYTGKRRNDIRNQFKLPPHLKVKNFDGAFQEVAGPEEYGIPANTLDPSVSWKDIYWLQSITRLPIIIKGILTKEDAELAVEHGVQGIIVSNHGGRQLDGGPASIDALSEIVDTVQGRIEVYLDGGIRTGSDVLKALALGARCVFIGRPAVWGLAYKGEEGVREVLQILNDEFRLSMALSGCRNVAEINRNLIQFSKL
- the hao2 gene encoding hydroxyacid oxidase 2 isoform X1 is translated as MSICNREGGQCAEMAMVCLTDFEEYAKEHLSKATWDYYAAGADECCTRDDNLLAFKRIRLRPRILRDVSVSDTRTTVQGAEISFPVGIAPTAFHCLAWHEGEMATARATEALNTCYITSTYSTCSVEEIVAAAPNGYRWFQLYVYRDRKLSEQIVHRVEVLGFKALVLTVDVPYTGKRRNDIRNQFKLPPHLKVKNFDGAFQEVAGPEEYGIPANTLDPSVSWKDIYWLQSITRLPIIIKGILTKEDAELAVEHGVQGIIVSNHGGRQLDGGPASIDALSEIVDTVQGRIEVYLDGGIRTGSDVLKALALGARCVFIGRPAVWGLAYKGEEGVREVLQILNDEFRLSMALSGECEQPVRMTTAIVVPLWKASVLLLQVAGMWRKSTGTSSNFPNCDPPAESSICHGANTRFQHRKEKNKL
- the si:rp71-68n21.9 gene encoding kelch-like protein 9 — protein: PHHFYLVARNLTKCTFRRRRNVWPQKRSNTGSELGLVETSVKSRPNALDSTHVTLATGRLIFCCPQRFFHSVRLEGGGLASSLLRRISARKSHQCGNSPRAHDANDMRVGDESGPGRLSRRFSRLSGRRQSRAVGQPDRSPAPLPGPPARQGDRPPLPDPAPPPAPVVPRVPSPAPVNLAPARKSPPKHPDKATKPKLPPRPLSKVFSSTEHGSAVLQGLNAFRASDILCDVVLVPGDSQETFPVHRVIMASCSDYFKAMFTGGMRETDMREIKLHGVTKLGLKNILDFIYTSKVSLDMGNLQDTLEAANFLQVMPVLSFCNRLLIREITVDNCVEVERIASDLLLEDVQKNIADFVSHNLSALVQCGRYLQLSEKTIVGALVSNSLKGFSEMELYHIAKGWLAHDLAERRHSVYALMRHIRFPLMSPSDLIQISHQDDERDDESDSLMRSDTSCVNLLLEASNYQMMPFMQPALQSERTRIRSDATHIVALGGVMRQQLVVSRELRMYDDKTGHWRALRPMEVPCYQHGVALLGGFLFIVGGQSTYDTKGKTAIDSAYRYDPRFNVWLQIASLKEKRTFFHLSALKGKLYAIGGRNSMGEIDSVESYNLKTNEWTFVSSMAESHYGHAGTVHGDMLYISGGITHDTFQKELWCYDPAADAWSRRADMTELRGLHCMCTVGDRLFVMGGNHFRGSSDYDDVLGCEYYSPAEDQWTVVAPMPRGQSDVGVTVLQGRIYVVGGYSWNSRCMVDIVQRYDPEGDVWDRVFDILEPLGGIRACTMTVHLPEGSVDEAQIQEGPLPTGEN